The Burkholderiales bacterium genome includes the window CCTGCGCGATAAAGCCATATTTGAACTCGGCTACAGTTCGGGTCTGCGGCTGGCTGAACTGACCGGACTCGACCTCACCGATCTGCTTGGCGACGGTACGGTACGGGTAACCGGCAAAGGCAGCAAGACGCGCATCGTTCCGGTCGGCGCGTTTGCCCGGCGAGCGCTGGATGAATGGATCGCAAGCCGCGCGCTGTTGGCCGGCACCGAGGAGCCCGCGTTGTTCATCAATGCCAGAGGCGGGCGGTTGTCGGGGCGCGCGATTCAGTATCGGATCAAGCAATGGGCGGTCAAGCATGGCGCGGCCAGCAATGTCCACCCTCATATGTTGCGGCACTCGTTTGCTTCGCACCTGCTGCAATCGAGCGGCGATCTGCGCGCGGTGCAGGAAATGCTCGGCCACGCCAGCATTTCGACGACGCAGATCTACGCGCACCTCGATTTTCAGTATCTGGCCAGGGTTTACGACAAAGCGCATCCGCGGGCGAAACGAAAAGGCTGATTTCGTCCAGATTGCGGCTCGATCGGCCTTGGCGCCGCGCCAGCCGCGTTCGCGGGACAGTGGACGTTTCCTGAAAGAAATCAAACATCGATCACCATTGCTCTATGACGATAGTCATAGGCCAAAGGTCCTAGTGTAATCGCGCGCGCAACATGCTATAAGCATGAAACGGGGTGCTGGCGAGTGGGCGTTTTTGCCGCCTCGTTCGTTCCCCGTAGTCAACGCCCGCGGGCTTTTCAGCGCCTCGCCTCGGGCGCTCCAGGCTGACCAAGGCGCTCGGTTGTCTTAGAGGAGCGACGAGAATGAACGGAATCAATACCGCTATAAAGCTCGTGGCCGTCGCGCTTGCATGACGATTTCATGCGCCGGTTTCGCGCAACGGATGGAGATGGGCGCAGAAAGCGCCAAGACC containing:
- the xerC gene encoding tyrosine recombinase XerC, with translation MAATANPTAPDSKNARYLASFIDHLSRERGLSPHTATSYARDVRALLGLLAAPAAFVGRDHDAADPAGSGDQQRDALAELKIHHIRSFVGRLHARGLSGKSLARMLSAWRCFFNYLARDHGFSHNPCVGLRAPKSPRTLPQALSPDAAVQFLDARSSGNDAQTPLGLRDKAIFELGYSSGLRLAELTGLDLTDLLGDGTVRVTGKGSKTRIVPVGAFARRALDEWIASRALLAGTEEPALFINARGGRLSGRAIQYRIKQWAVKHGAASNVHPHMLRHSFASHLLQSSGDLRAVQEMLGHASISTTQIYAHLDFQYLARVYDKAHPRAKRKG